The Neisseria sicca genome includes a window with the following:
- the def gene encoding peptide deformylase — MALLNILQYPDERLHTVAKPVEKVDERIQKLVADMFETMYEARGIGLAATQVDVHERVVVMDLTEDRSEPRVFINPVIVEKDGETTYEEGCLSVPGIYDTVTRAERVKVEALNEKGEKFTLEADGLLAICVQHELDHLMGIVFVERLSQLKQGRIKTKLKKRQKHTI, encoded by the coding sequence ATGGCTTTACTGAATATCCTGCAATATCCCGACGAGCGACTGCACACCGTGGCAAAGCCTGTCGAAAAAGTCGATGAGCGCATCCAAAAGCTGGTTGCCGATATGTTTGAAACCATGTACGAAGCGCGCGGCATCGGGCTGGCGGCGACGCAGGTCGATGTGCATGAGCGCGTCGTCGTGATGGATTTGACCGAAGACCGCAGCGAGCCGCGCGTGTTCATCAACCCCGTCATTGTTGAAAAAGACGGCGAAACCACTTACGAAGAAGGCTGCCTGTCCGTGCCGGGTATTTACGACACCGTTACCCGCGCCGAACGCGTCAAGGTCGAGGCTTTGAACGAAAAAGGCGAGAAGTTCACACTGGAGGCGGACGGTCTGCTGGCGATTTGCGTGCAACACGAGCTGGATCACCTGATGGGCATCGTTTTTGTCGAACGCTTGTCGCAGCTCAAGCAGGGGCGGATTAAGACCAAACTGAAAAAACGTCAGAAACACACCATCTAA
- a CDS encoding sensor histidine kinase, protein MRRFLLIAVLAAVGLLYGLTIATGSTSPLAEYFWWIIALCALLMLVLASVLTRYVLLLMRDKSKGVFGSQIARRLSGMFTLVAVLPGVFLFGISAQFINGTINSWFGNDTHEALERSLNLSKSALNLAVDNAVSNATPVQIDLISTASVDGDLGKALTSAAKSGGFTQLSLYDVKTHKTEKSVNPLKLNQPELDKEGWEKLEQTGSIRSLENIENVLYAQGWMLIGAHNGRDYALFFRQPIPQDVAQDATLIEAARAKYAELSYTKQGLQTFFLATLLVAALLAIFLALVMALYFARRFVEPVLSLAEGARAVAQGDFSQKRPVFRNDEFGRLTQLFNHMTEQLAIAKEADENNRLREEAARHYLECVLESLTTGVITLDAEGRLKTFNKAAERILGIELVPLWGSNWHDWRGQSPQQTLLAEVFAAIEETANAAKPVQVEYAAPDDARILLGKATILPDDNDNGVVMVIDDITVLIRAQKEAAWGEVAKRLAHEIRNPLTPIQLSAERLAWKLHDKLDEQHAQILNRSTDTIVKQVAALKEMVEAFRNYARAPSLNFEKHDLNRLVEEVLLLYEGGACRFVPNLSDKPQPISADTTAMRQVLHNIFKNAAEAAEEAEVPQVNVSVGEDNDGQVLLTVCNNGKGFSKEMLHNAFEPYVTDKPTGTGLGLPVVKKIIEEHGGRISLSNQNEGGACVKIALPRLVETYA, encoded by the coding sequence ATGCGCCGCTTTCTCCTGATTGCCGTGTTGGCGGCGGTGGGACTGCTCTACGGACTGACCATTGCAACGGGCAGCACCAGCCCGCTGGCGGAATATTTCTGGTGGATTATCGCCCTGTGTGCGCTGCTGATGCTGGTGTTGGCGTCGGTTTTGACGCGCTACGTCCTGCTCCTCATGCGCGACAAAAGCAAGGGCGTGTTCGGCTCGCAGATTGCGCGGCGGCTGTCGGGGATGTTTACGCTGGTGGCGGTATTGCCGGGCGTGTTCCTGTTCGGCATTTCCGCGCAGTTCATCAACGGTACGATTAATTCGTGGTTCGGCAACGATACCCACGAAGCCCTCGAGCGCAGCCTGAACTTGAGCAAATCCGCGCTGAATCTGGCGGTGGACAACGCCGTCAGCAACGCCACGCCGGTGCAAATCGACCTGATTAGCACTGCGTCTGTGGACGGAGATTTGGGCAAAGCGTTGACCAGTGCCGCCAAATCGGGCGGCTTTACCCAGCTTTCGCTATACGACGTCAAAACCCATAAAACCGAGAAAAGTGTCAATCCGCTGAAACTAAACCAGCCCGAACTCGACAAAGAAGGATGGGAGAAGCTGGAGCAGACCGGCTCGATACGCAGTTTGGAAAACATAGAAAACGTCTTGTACGCGCAAGGCTGGATGCTGATCGGCGCGCACAACGGACGCGATTACGCCTTGTTTTTCCGCCAGCCCATCCCGCAGGATGTGGCGCAAGACGCGACGCTGATTGAAGCGGCGCGGGCGAAATACGCCGAATTGAGCTATACCAAACAAGGTCTGCAAACCTTCTTCTTGGCGACTTTGCTGGTTGCCGCGCTGTTGGCGATTTTCCTTGCCTTGGTAATGGCGCTGTATTTCGCCCGCCGCTTCGTCGAGCCGGTATTGTCGTTGGCAGAAGGCGCAAGGGCGGTGGCGCAGGGCGATTTCAGCCAGAAACGCCCCGTGTTCCGCAATGATGAATTCGGCAGGTTGACCCAGTTGTTCAACCACATGACCGAACAGCTTGCCATTGCCAAAGAAGCCGACGAGAACAACCGCCTGCGCGAAGAAGCGGCGCGCCACTATCTCGAATGCGTGTTGGAAAGTTTGACCACGGGCGTGATTACTTTGGATGCCGAAGGTCGTCTGAAAACCTTCAACAAAGCCGCCGAACGGATTTTGGGCATTGAATTGGTGCCGCTGTGGGGCAGCAACTGGCATGACTGGCGCGGACAATCGCCGCAGCAGACCCTGCTTGCTGAAGTGTTTGCCGCCATTGAAGAAACCGCCAATGCCGCCAAGCCCGTCCAAGTCGAATACGCCGCCCCCGACGATGCGCGCATTCTCTTGGGTAAAGCCACCATCCTGCCCGACGACAACGACAACGGCGTGGTAATGGTGATTGACGACATCACCGTCCTCATCCGCGCCCAAAAAGAAGCCGCTTGGGGCGAAGTGGCGAAACGGTTGGCGCATGAAATCCGCAATCCGCTCACGCCTATCCAACTTTCCGCCGAGAGATTGGCATGGAAATTGCATGATAAATTGGACGAACAACACGCCCAAATCCTCAACCGTTCGACCGACACCATCGTCAAACAGGTGGCGGCATTGAAAGAAATGGTCGAAGCCTTCCGCAATTACGCCCGCGCTCCGTCGCTGAATTTTGAAAAACACGATTTGAACCGCTTGGTCGAAGAAGTGTTGCTGCTGTACGAGGGCGGGGCGTGCCGCTTTGTTCCGAACTTGTCCGACAAACCGCAGCCGATTTCCGCCGATACCACCGCCATGCGGCAGGTGTTGCACAATATTTTCAAAAACGCGGCGGAGGCGGCGGAAGAGGCAGAAGTTCCGCAAGTGAATGTCAGTGTCGGTGAAGATAACGACGGACAGGTTTTATTGACCGTTTGTAACAACGGCAAAGGTTTCAGCAAGGAAATGCTGCATAATGCCTTCGAGCCGTATGTTACCGACAAGCCGACAGGTACGGGTCTGGGATTGCCCGTTGTGAAGAAAATCATCGAAGAGCACGGCGGCCGCATCAGCCTGAGCAATCAGAACGAAGGCGGCGCGTGTGTGAAAATAGCCTTACCCCGATTGGTAGAAACTTATGCGTAG
- a CDS encoding O-acetyl-ADP-ribose deacetylase, which translates to MAVFEVVEDDITKLEVDAIVNAANASLLGGGGVDGAIHRAAGRELLEACRKLNGCRTGEAKITKGYHLPAKFVIHTVGPVWFGGHRSEAVKLAEAYQNSLLLAQEHGIRSIAFPCISTGVYRFPADLAAETALAILKKTLPQCPSVEKIVFCCYSPQDAERYRALLERDGAVV; encoded by the coding sequence ATGGCAGTGTTTGAAGTAGTCGAAGACGATATTACGAAACTTGAAGTCGATGCCATCGTGAACGCCGCCAATGCCTCGTTGTTGGGCGGCGGAGGCGTGGACGGCGCGATTCACCGCGCGGCGGGACGGGAATTGTTGGAAGCGTGCAGAAAGTTGAACGGCTGCCGCACGGGCGAAGCGAAAATCACCAAAGGCTATCATCTGCCGGCGAAATTTGTGATTCACACCGTCGGGCCGGTTTGGTTCGGCGGACACCGCAGCGAAGCGGTCAAGCTGGCGGAAGCGTATCAAAATTCCCTGCTGTTGGCGCAAGAACACGGCATCCGCAGCATCGCCTTCCCCTGTATCAGCACGGGCGTGTACCGTTTCCCCGCCGATTTGGCTGCCGAGACTGCTTTGGCGATTTTGAAAAAAACCTTGCCGCAGTGTCCGTCTGTCGAAAAAATCGTTTTCTGTTGCTATTCGCCGCAGGATGCCGAACGCTATCGGGCATTGTTGGAACGGGACGGGGCGGTCGTCTGA
- a CDS encoding NAD(P)H-binding protein, producing the protein MQLIFGANGPSGRAFIRTLTHPADTVAVLRKPSEDSFFSEHRIQTTVADALDTDALDKVFAQYRPDSVISFVGGKNEQGIRSDALGNINIIAAAQAANPQARFILITSMGCGEQWDMMSEPFKQALGEAVRAKTEAEIYLKQSSLNWTILRPCGLDNSEDSRHILTDHPDSIPKNYMSRNGLATAVAAVLQDPGSIGKVYTVGAGS; encoded by the coding sequence ATGCAACTTATCTTCGGCGCCAACGGCCCGTCCGGCCGCGCATTCATCCGCACGCTCACCCACCCCGCCGACACCGTCGCCGTATTAAGAAAGCCGTCTGAAGATTCGTTCTTTAGCGAACACCGCATTCAGACGACCGTAGCCGACGCGCTCGATACCGATGCGCTCGACAAAGTGTTCGCACAATACCGCCCCGACAGCGTCATCAGTTTCGTCGGCGGCAAAAACGAGCAAGGCATACGCAGCGACGCACTGGGCAACATCAACATCATCGCCGCCGCCCAAGCCGCCAACCCGCAAGCCCGTTTCATCCTGATTACCAGCATGGGCTGCGGCGAACAATGGGACATGATGAGCGAACCCTTCAAACAAGCCCTCGGCGAAGCCGTCCGCGCAAAAACCGAAGCCGAAATCTACCTCAAACAAAGCAGCCTGAACTGGACCATCCTCCGCCCCTGCGGCTTGGACAACAGCGAAGACAGCCGCCACATCCTGACCGACCACCCCGACAGCATCCCTAAAAACTACATGAGCCGAAACGGACTTGCCACCGCTGTCGCCGCTGTCCTGCAAGACCCCGGCAGCATTGGTAAAGTTTACACCGTCGGCGCAGGCAGTTAA
- a CDS encoding LysM peptidoglycan-binding domain-containing protein yields MQQRIITLLCVAGMAISAHTQAASLKVRPDAPQRYVVKNGDTLWGISGKYLYSPWQWNRLWGANRGEIRNPHLIYPGQVLVLRYVNGRPQLGFENGSAGNDGIPVIKLSPRVRETSSGYGIQTVNVNFYRMFMQHPQFIDQMKTQDAPRLIDGPDNRIMYSKGERVYAYGITEPGRYLVYRAVKDLTDPDTRKYLGQEVVFSGIVSTLPYTNSALDSASDEDRKYLKDGEYYTRLHPLAKVPTQTAQPMIVEEAVSEIRKGDFLLKMDGETEPFQIMPHAPTQHIDGKVISILDGVHEAGQFQTVTLNKGSADGLDKGTVLSIYKRDRQVKVDLEDGKKGRKSVVKYVSIPAEETALAMVYRTGEHLSSAIILENLTNVNIGDTVSEPGRDLDNMSDDKPHVRNEPQDSHDTEYNQYNIHSNINKY; encoded by the coding sequence ATGCAACAACGTATTATAACCCTGCTTTGTGTCGCGGGCATGGCAATTTCCGCCCACACTCAAGCAGCTTCATTAAAAGTGCGCCCCGATGCGCCGCAACGCTACGTCGTGAAAAACGGCGACACACTCTGGGGCATCTCCGGCAAATATCTGTACAGCCCGTGGCAGTGGAACCGCCTTTGGGGTGCAAACCGCGGCGAAATCCGCAATCCGCACCTGATTTATCCGGGTCAGGTGTTGGTTTTGCGCTACGTCAACGGCCGCCCGCAACTGGGCTTCGAAAACGGCTCCGCAGGCAATGATGGCATTCCCGTCATCAAGCTCAGCCCGCGCGTTCGCGAAACCTCTTCAGGCTACGGCATCCAAACCGTCAACGTGAACTTCTACCGCATGTTCATGCAACATCCGCAGTTCATCGACCAAATGAAGACCCAAGACGCACCGCGCCTGATCGACGGCCCTGACAACCGCATTATGTACAGCAAAGGCGAACGCGTGTACGCCTACGGCATTACCGAACCCGGCCGCTATCTGGTTTACCGCGCCGTCAAAGACCTGACTGATCCCGATACCCGCAAATACCTCGGACAAGAAGTCGTCTTCAGCGGCATCGTCAGCACCCTGCCCTACACCAACAGCGCGCTGGACTCCGCTTCCGACGAAGACCGCAAATACCTGAAAGACGGCGAATACTACACCCGCCTGCATCCGCTGGCGAAAGTACCGACCCAAACCGCGCAGCCTATGATTGTGGAAGAAGCCGTTTCCGAAATCCGCAAAGGCGACTTCCTGCTGAAAATGGACGGCGAAACCGAGCCCTTCCAAATCATGCCGCACGCGCCGACGCAACACATCGACGGTAAAGTCATCTCCATCCTCGACGGCGTACACGAAGCCGGACAATTCCAAACCGTTACCCTGAACAAAGGTTCTGCCGACGGCTTGGACAAAGGCACGGTCTTGAGCATTTACAAACGCGACCGCCAAGTGAAAGTTGATTTGGAAGACGGCAAAAAAGGCCGTAAGAGCGTAGTCAAATATGTTTCCATCCCTGCCGAAGAAACCGCATTGGCTATGGTGTACCGCACTGGCGAACATCTCTCGTCCGCCATCATTTTGGAAAACCTGACCAACGTCAACATCGGCGACACCGTATCCGAACCAGGCCGCGACTTGGACAACATGTCTGACGACAAACCGCACGTCCGCAACGAGCCGCAAGATTCCCACGATACGGAATACAACCAATACAATATCCACAGCAACATCAATAAATATTGA
- the hutW gene encoding heme anaerobic degradation radical SAM methyltransferase ChuW/HutW has protein sequence MEQQLVWTPRQSAPKAFPERQALMPIWGGIPIPRPQWQNIWRQKLPHAADSDALAYLHIPFCANHCVFCGFYRNAWKESYSSVYTDKIIEEMAAESEIRQGNGKIRAVYFGGGTPTALQTPDLARLIRACYQYLPIADDCEFTIEGRMSHFDIEKAQACIEAGANRISIGVQTFDTAIRRRLGRKHGGDEAFAYLEKLCEINAVIVVDLMFGLPNQTDAVWQNDLERATALPLSGLDTYAFNLYPMLPINRMVEKGAFPAPPGFDVQADQYAYAVETLAQKGWNQVSNSHFAYPGRGERNRYNTLVKSNIPCWAFGSGAGGNLGGFSYQVQGDLDSYLATPKGEKNIAFMSGHSPNKTLLGQVQHDMETGRLNPSLFDGNAAAQKLIAQWQAMQLFEEKGSDGLIRLNTSGRYWSPTLIRKLMLTLPTQEKDQTMQKLSSEQQIMLRQSLEKNPGQVLEMLAGQNQCSFEDVIRCLPENCIRQTEGSRIVEILQAVAAWDEAVTFIAHTPDAIVEVTGKLPGGKVGRGFYNFDHPETDGGVHGHIYYENCAAIYLLERPFMGKDTCSLNFINRNGGAMFKIFVGRDEAGELKQHQIEAMRKLFEAA, from the coding sequence ATGGAACAGCAGCTTGTTTGGACACCGCGCCAATCCGCGCCCAAAGCCTTTCCCGAACGGCAGGCGTTGATGCCGATATGGGGCGGCATACCGATTCCCCGTCCGCAATGGCAGAACATCTGGCGGCAGAAGCTCCCCCATGCCGCCGATTCCGACGCGCTCGCCTATCTGCACATCCCCTTCTGCGCCAACCACTGCGTGTTCTGCGGCTTCTACCGCAACGCATGGAAAGAGAGTTACAGCAGCGTTTACACCGACAAAATCATCGAAGAAATGGCGGCGGAATCCGAAATCCGCCAAGGCAACGGCAAAATCCGCGCCGTCTATTTCGGCGGCGGCACGCCCACCGCGCTGCAAACCCCGGACCTCGCCAGACTCATCCGCGCCTGTTACCAATACCTGCCGATTGCTGACGACTGCGAGTTCACCATCGAAGGCCGCATGAGCCATTTCGACATCGAAAAAGCCCAAGCCTGCATCGAAGCGGGCGCCAACCGCATTTCCATCGGCGTGCAAACCTTCGACACCGCCATCCGCCGCCGCCTCGGTCGCAAACACGGCGGCGACGAAGCCTTTGCCTATCTGGAAAAACTATGTGAAATCAATGCCGTCATCGTTGTCGATTTGATGTTCGGCCTGCCCAACCAAACCGACGCCGTTTGGCAAAACGACCTCGAACGCGCCACCGCCCTGCCTTTGTCCGGACTCGACACCTACGCCTTCAACCTCTATCCCATGCTGCCTATCAACCGCATGGTGGAGAAAGGCGCATTTCCCGCCCCGCCCGGTTTCGACGTTCAGGCAGACCAATACGCCTACGCCGTCGAAACGCTGGCGCAAAAAGGCTGGAACCAAGTCAGCAACAGCCATTTCGCCTATCCCGGCCGCGGCGAACGCAATCGCTACAACACTCTGGTCAAATCCAATATCCCCTGCTGGGCGTTCGGCTCCGGCGCAGGCGGCAACCTCGGCGGCTTCAGCTATCAGGTGCAGGGCGATTTGGACAGCTACCTCGCCACCCCGAAAGGCGAAAAAAACATCGCCTTCATGAGCGGTCACAGCCCGAACAAAACCCTGCTCGGACAAGTGCAGCACGACATGGAAACAGGTCGTCTGAATCCCTCGCTGTTTGACGGCAACGCCGCCGCGCAGAAGCTGATTGCCCAATGGCAGGCAATGCAGCTCTTTGAAGAAAAAGGTTCAGACGGCCTCATCCGCCTGAACACCAGCGGCCGCTACTGGTCGCCCACCCTCATCCGTAAACTCATGCTCACCCTTCCGACCCAAGAAAAGGATCAAACCATGCAAAAACTTTCATCCGAACAACAAATCATGTTGCGCCAATCATTGGAAAAAAATCCCGGCCAAGTGCTCGAAATGCTCGCCGGGCAAAACCAATGCAGCTTTGAAGACGTCATCCGCTGCCTGCCCGAAAACTGCATCCGCCAAACCGAAGGCAGCCGCATCGTCGAAATCCTCCAAGCCGTCGCCGCTTGGGACGAAGCCGTCACCTTCATCGCCCACACCCCCGACGCCATCGTCGAAGTCACCGGCAAACTGCCCGGCGGCAAAGTCGGCCGTGGCTTCTACAATTTCGACCACCCCGAAACCGACGGCGGCGTACACGGTCATATCTATTACGAAAACTGCGCCGCCATCTACCTTTTAGAGCGTCCGTTTATGGGCAAAGACACCTGCTCGCTCAACTTCATCAACCGCAACGGCGGCGCCATGTTCAAAATCTTCGTCGGCCGCGACGAAGCAGGCGAACTCAAACAACACCAAATCGAAGCCATGAGAAAACTGTTTGAGGCAGCTTAA
- the fmt gene encoding methionyl-tRNA formyltransferase: protein MKVIFAGTPDFAAAALKAIAAAGFEIPLVLTQPDRPKGRGMQLAPSPVKQAALELGLRVAQPEKLRNNAEALQMLKEVEADVMVVAAYGLILPQDVLDTPKHGCLNIHASLLPRWRGAAPIQRAIEAGDAETGVCIMQMDIGLDTGDVVSEHRYAIQPTDTANEVHDALMNLGAEAIVADLQQLKAEGRLKSVKQPEEGVTYAQKLSKEEARVDWNESAAVIERKIRAFNPVPAAWVEYQGKPMKIWRAEVVAQQGRAGEVLSCSADGLVVACGENALKITELQPSGSKRMPIAAFAAGHKIEVGTVL, encoded by the coding sequence ATGAAAGTCATCTTTGCCGGTACGCCCGATTTTGCCGCTGCCGCCTTGAAAGCCATAGCCGCCGCCGGTTTTGAAATCCCGCTGGTGTTGACCCAGCCCGACCGTCCCAAAGGACGCGGGATGCAGCTTGCCCCGTCTCCCGTGAAGCAGGCAGCATTGGAATTGGGTTTGCGCGTGGCGCAGCCTGAAAAACTGCGCAACAACGCCGAAGCGCTGCAAATGCTCAAAGAGGTTGAGGCCGATGTAATGGTCGTTGCCGCCTACGGGCTGATTCTGCCGCAAGACGTGTTGGATACGCCGAAACACGGCTGCCTCAACATCCACGCCTCGCTGCTGCCCCGTTGGCGCGGCGCAGCGCCGATTCAGCGTGCGATTGAAGCAGGCGATGCCGAAACGGGCGTGTGCATCATGCAGATGGACATCGGTTTGGACACCGGCGATGTGGTCAGCGAACACCGTTACGCCATTCAACCGACTGATACGGCGAATGAAGTACACGACGCGCTGATGAATCTCGGTGCGGAAGCGATTGTTGCTGATTTGCAACAATTAAAGGCGGAGGGTCGTCTGAAAAGCGTCAAACAGCCCGAAGAAGGTGTGACTTATGCACAAAAATTAAGCAAAGAAGAAGCGCGTGTCGATTGGAACGAAAGCGCGGCAGTGATTGAACGCAAAATCCGCGCCTTCAACCCCGTCCCCGCTGCATGGGTGGAATATCAAGGCAAGCCGATGAAAATCTGGCGGGCTGAAGTAGTGGCACAACAAGGCAGGGCGGGAGAAGTGTTGTCCTGTTCGGCTGACGGCTTGGTCGTTGCCTGTGGCGAGAACGCGCTGAAAATTACCGAATTGCAGCCTTCGGGCAGCAAACGGATGCCGATTGCGGCGTTTGCGGCAGGACATAAGATTGAGGTTGGGACGGTTTTGTAG
- a CDS encoding DUF4390 domain-containing protein: MAFITRLSKSSKRLFGTLLLALSLNAAAEGISVTRSEAKLTETGQLSVSSRFRTDLPDQLKQALRQGVPLNFTLSWQLSAPSMPSYRFKFDQLLNSDNTIHYKLSFHPLTNRYRITVGTFSTEYDTLDTALRGVGAVANWKVLSKGALSGVAAKDTQAEIRLLLSTAKLPKPFQINALTSKNWHLDSGWKSLTISQE; the protein is encoded by the coding sequence ATGGCTTTTATTACGCGCTTATCAAAAAGCAGTAAACGGCTGTTTGGAACGCTGTTGCTCGCCCTGTCGCTGAATGCGGCGGCGGAGGGCATCAGCGTGACCCGCTCCGAGGCGAAGCTGACCGAGACCGGACAGCTTTCCGTCAGCAGCCGTTTCCGCACCGATTTGCCCGACCAGCTCAAACAGGCGCTCCGGCAGGGCGTGCCGTTGAATTTTACTTTGAGCTGGCAGCTTTCTGCGCCGTCCATGCCGTCTTACCGCTTCAAGTTTGACCAGCTGCTCAACAGCGACAACACCATCCACTACAAACTTTCCTTCCATCCGCTGACCAACCGCTACCGCATAACCGTCGGCACGTTTTCCACCGAATACGACACGCTCGATACCGCCTTGCGCGGCGTAGGGGCGGTCGCCAACTGGAAAGTGCTGTCCAAAGGCGCGTTAAGCGGCGTCGCAGCGAAAGACACGCAAGCCGAAATCCGCCTGCTGCTCTCGACGGCGAAGCTGCCCAAACCCTTCCAAATCAACGCATTGACTTCTAAAAACTGGCACTTGGATTCCGGCTGGAAGTCGCTGACCATCTCTCAGGAGTAA
- a CDS encoding PepSY domain-containing protein, producing the protein MNLRFLSLLAVSAALVSGSLTAAAAPHKHSRAISQAQAVKIAKKRVGGGRVTDIDHSDGRWEIEIRRGCTEYDVDVSSQSGRVIRVDTDNHCDD; encoded by the coding sequence ATGAATTTACGCTTCCTCTCCCTGCTTGCCGTTTCTGCCGCACTCGTTTCCGGCAGCCTGACCGCCGCGGCGGCACCGCACAAACATTCCCGCGCCATCTCCCAAGCGCAAGCCGTCAAAATCGCCAAGAAACGCGTCGGCGGCGGCCGCGTTACCGACATCGACCACAGCGACGGACGCTGGGAAATCGAAATCCGCAGAGGCTGCACCGAATACGATGTGGACGTTTCCTCACAAAGCGGCCGCGTCATCAGAGTCGATACCGACAACCACTGCGACGATTAA
- the rsmB gene encoding 16S rRNA (cytosine(967)-C(5))-methyltransferase RsmB, whose translation MSMSLAQKLAADSIAAVAEGRNLQDVLAQIRAAHPELTAQENGALQDIAYGCQRYLGSLKHMLAQMLKKPIDNPQLESLLLAAMYQLHYTRNAPHAVVNEAVESIAKIGRGQYRSFANAILRRFLRERQKLEASCKKDDVAKYNLPLWWVAYLKNHYPKHWHNITTALQSHPPMTLRVNRRHGNAESYLEKLAAEGVVAKALDEYAVTLEEAVPVNRLPGFAEGLVSVQDFGAQQAAYLLNPKDGERILDACAAPGGKTGHMLELADCHVTALDIDEGRLKRVKDNLDRLGFQTTALACADAQDLAAWYDGKPFDAILADVPCTASGVARRNPDVKWLRRPTDAAKTARQQEALLDALWQTLTKNGRMLLATCSVFVEENDVQLQKFLNRHADAELIESRVLLPNKHQDGFYYALIKKQ comes from the coding sequence ATGAGTATGTCCCTCGCCCAAAAACTCGCCGCCGACAGCATTGCGGCGGTCGCCGAAGGGCGCAACCTTCAGGATGTGTTGGCGCAAATCCGCGCGGCGCATCCCGAGCTGACGGCGCAGGAAAACGGCGCGTTGCAGGATATTGCCTACGGCTGCCAGCGTTATCTGGGCAGCTTGAAACATATGCTCGCGCAGATGCTGAAAAAGCCGATTGACAATCCGCAGCTCGAAAGCCTGCTTTTGGCGGCAATGTACCAACTGCATTACACGCGCAACGCGCCTCATGCGGTGGTCAACGAGGCGGTCGAGAGTATCGCGAAAATCGGGCGCGGGCAGTACCGTTCGTTTGCCAACGCGATTTTGCGGCGTTTTTTGCGCGAGCGGCAGAAGCTGGAGGCTTCGTGCAAAAAAGACGATGTGGCGAAGTACAACCTGCCGCTGTGGTGGGTGGCATACCTGAAAAACCATTATCCGAAACACTGGCACAACATCACCACCGCGCTGCAATCGCATCCGCCGATGACGCTGCGGGTCAACCGACGCCACGGCAATGCCGAATCGTATTTGGAAAAGCTGGCGGCGGAAGGGGTTGTGGCTAAGGCGTTGGACGAATATGCGGTAACGCTGGAAGAAGCCGTGCCGGTGAACCGCCTGCCCGGTTTTGCCGAAGGGCTGGTGTCGGTGCAGGATTTCGGTGCGCAGCAGGCGGCGTATCTGTTAAACCCTAAAGACGGCGAACGGATTTTGGACGCGTGCGCCGCACCGGGCGGGAAGACGGGGCATATGTTGGAACTGGCGGATTGTCATGTTACCGCTTTGGACATAGACGAAGGTCGTCTGAAAAGGGTGAAGGACAATCTCGACCGCTTGGGGTTTCAGACGACCGCTCTGGCTTGCGCCGATGCGCAGGACTTGGCGGCGTGGTATGATGGAAAGCCTTTCGACGCCATCCTTGCCGACGTGCCGTGTACCGCTTCGGGTGTGGCGCGGCGCAATCCCGACGTGAAATGGCTGCGCCGTCCGACCGATGCCGCCAAAACCGCCCGTCAGCAGGAGGCATTGCTGGACGCGCTTTGGCAAACCCTGACGAAAAACGGCAGAATGCTGCTTGCCACCTGCTCGGTGTTCGTCGAAGAAAACGACGTTCAGTTGCAAAAATTCCTCAACCGCCACGCCGATGCAGAGCTGATCGAATCGCGTGTGCTTTTACCGAACAAACATCAAGATGGCTTTTATTACGCGCTTATCAAAAAGCAGTAA